A genomic region of Solanum dulcamara chromosome 2, daSolDulc1.2, whole genome shotgun sequence contains the following coding sequences:
- the LOC129871631 gene encoding uncharacterized protein LOC129871631, with the protein MAVTTRSGIQIVDPPMPELEDNVHDVVVIKDETNSKIEEEEVGEEPSTKHPEKGDAKHDEKEGNVKDVAPTPIPIPPPPFPQRLKKKAEDRKGARTNAELCQVYEGSCHKEENDIPIEERLGIEALASFIMNFDKDNIGEYDEIVFSLNGLGNFNHAPKRLDLDLKIRATPPLKPSIEEPPTFELKALPSHLQYAFLVPNNMLPVIIAIDLHQKQVEALTSISRHFKREIRWSIANIIGILMGICTHKIQLMSDFKPSIEYQRCLNPPIQEVVKKEIIKWLDARVVYPIIYSNWVSPVQCIPKKGGITVVPNTKNEHILMRPVTGWRVCMDYLKLNSWIEKDHFPIPFMDKMLDYLADKGWYYFLDGYSGNN; encoded by the exons ATGGCGGTGACCACCCGAAGTGGCATTCAAATAGTTGATCCACCTATGCCAGAACTTGAGGATAATGTGCACGACGTGGTTGTTATTAAGGATGAAACAAATAGCAAAATCGAGGAAGAAGAAGTAGGCGAAGAACCAAGCACCAAACATCCTGAAAAAGGAGATGCAAAGCATGATGAGAAAGAAGGCAATGTAAAAGACGTTGCTCCAACTCCAATTCCAATACCTCCTCCTCCTTTTCCTCAAAGATTGAAGAAAAAGGCCGAAGATAGAAA AGGCGCTAGAACAAATGCTGAGTTATGCCAAGTTTATGAAGGATCTTGTCACAAAGAAGAGAACG ACATACCTATTGAAGAGAGGTTGGGTATTGAAGCTCTAGCTTCCTTCATCATGAACTTTGATAAAGATAACATTGGAGAATATGATGAGATCGTTTTTTCACTAAATGGCCTTGGGAATTTCAATCACGCACCCAAGAGACTCGACTTAGACTTGAAGATTAGAGCAACCCCGCCTTTGAAGCCATCCATCGAGGAACCTCCAACTTTTGAACTCAAAGCACTACCATCTCACTTGCAATATGCATTCTTGGTACCAAACAACATGTTGCCGGTCATAATAGCTATTGATCTTCACCAAAAGCAAGTAGAAGCTCTTACATCTATATCGAGGCAtttcaaaagagaaataaggtgGTCCATAGCTAACATCATTGGCATACTAATGGGCATATGTACTCATAAAATCCAACTCATGTCGGATTTCAAACCAAGCATTGAATACCAACGATGTCTCAACCCACCTATACAAGAGGTAGTCAAAAAGGAGATCATCAAATGGTTAGATGCTAGAGTTGtttatccaatcatatatagtAATTGGGTAAGTCCTGTCCAATGTATACCAAAAAAGGGTGGTATTACTGTGGTGCCAAACACAAAGAATGAACACATTCTAATGAGGCCTGTCACCGGTTGGAGAGTGTGTATGGATtatctcaaactcaactcatggattgAAAAAGATCACTTTCCAATACCTTTCATGGATAAGATGCTCGACTATCTCGCTGACAAAGGttggtactattttcttgatggaTATTCAGGCAATAATTAG